In the genome of Pseudomonadota bacterium, one region contains:
- the trpB gene encoding tryptophan synthase subunit beta: MISKAMADARLSDTLPDRRGHFGVYGGRFVAETLMKPLQELEDAYQRFRRDPEFVAEIDADLAHYVGRPSPLYLAERWTQRLGGARIFLKREDLNHTGAHKINNTVGQAVLARRMNKHRIIAETGAGQHGVATATVAARAGVECVVYMGSEDIQRQAINVYRMKLLGASVIPVESGSKTLKDALNEALRDWVTNVDSTFYIIGTVAGPHPYPMLVRDFQAVIGREARAQCQERTGRMPDALIACVGGGSNAMGLFFPFFEDHSVALYGVEAAGDGLETGRHAASLCAGRPGVLHGNRTYLLEDTNGQIIETHSISAGLDYPGVGPEHAWLKDTGRASYVAITDAEALAAFHDLTRIEGIIPALESSHALAFAAKLAPRMEREQIIIVNLSGRGDKDIHTVATRAGITL; the protein is encoded by the coding sequence ATGATAAGCAAGGCAATGGCGGACGCCCGTCTCAGCGACACGCTTCCGGATCGGCGCGGGCATTTCGGCGTCTATGGCGGCCGCTTCGTTGCCGAAACCTTGATGAAGCCATTGCAGGAGCTCGAGGACGCCTATCAGAGATTTCGCCGCGATCCGGAGTTTGTCGCCGAGATCGATGCCGATCTCGCGCATTATGTGGGCAGACCTTCCCCGCTTTACTTAGCCGAGCGCTGGACGCAACGTTTAGGCGGGGCACGGATATTTCTAAAGCGCGAAGATCTGAACCACACCGGTGCTCACAAGATCAACAACACCGTGGGGCAGGCCGTACTCGCGCGCCGCATGAATAAGCACCGTATCATCGCCGAGACGGGCGCCGGCCAACATGGGGTGGCGACGGCCACGGTCGCGGCGCGCGCGGGTGTGGAGTGCGTCGTCTATATGGGCTCGGAAGACATCCAACGGCAGGCGATCAATGTCTACCGCATGAAGCTCTTGGGAGCGAGCGTCATACCGGTGGAATCGGGATCCAAGACGCTCAAGGATGCGCTCAACGAAGCCCTCCGCGATTGGGTGACGAACGTCGATAGCACGTTTTATATCATCGGCACGGTGGCGGGCCCGCATCCCTATCCGATGCTGGTGCGTGACTTCCAAGCCGTGATCGGGCGTGAGGCGCGCGCCCAGTGTCAAGAACGAACCGGCCGCATGCCGGACGCCTTGATTGCCTGCGTGGGAGGCGGCTCCAACGCCATGGGATTGTTTTTCCCGTTTTTCGAGGATCATTCCGTGGCCTTATACGGGGTCGAAGCCGCCGGTGACGGATTAGAGACCGGACGCCATGCGGCCTCCTTGTGCGCCGGCCGCCCGGGCGTCTTACACGGAAACCGCACCTATCTCCTGGAAGATACCAACGGTCAAATCATCGAAACCCATTCCATTTCGGCCGGGCTCGACTACCCGGGGGTGGGTCCCGAGCACGCGTGGTTAAAGGACACGGGGCGTGCTAGCTACGTAGCGATCACCGATGCGGAAGCCCTCGCGGCTTTCCATGATCTGACGCGCATCGAAGGCATCATTCCGGCCCTGGAGTCATCCCACGC